One stretch of Balneola sp. MJW-20 DNA includes these proteins:
- a CDS encoding alkaline phosphatase encodes MLRQFLSLFVLSILLTYQVNVFGQDSDNRTEVIQVADSSSYEIPEMLPVVYDGNVKNVILLIGDGTGIAQITSGQLNSVGPDGRLYLQTMPVTGIVKTHSSSSLITDSASGATAYSCGIKTYNGAIGVDPDGRTCKTIPEILQGLGYSTGLVATSSITHATPASFASHVPQRSMANEIAAQLTQSGLDVMLGGGLQYFLPASDTLSERQDDLDLISDLKNLKYELLFNKDELLNSSGNKLVGLFALDGLEYDYDEPRIADMTKKALEVLSKDEDGFFLMVEGSQIDWGGHGNNARYVLREVQDFDQAVKAALDFAEEDGETLVILTADHETGGMTLQRDLNDSSQMEIYWTSGSHTGTPVPLMAYGPGSLEFMGWRDNTYVSLKLAELLGITDFPIILNSEDQ; translated from the coding sequence TGATTCATCAAGCTATGAAATCCCAGAAATGCTACCTGTTGTCTATGATGGAAACGTGAAAAATGTCATACTTCTGATCGGTGACGGAACAGGAATTGCTCAGATCACATCAGGTCAGCTTAATTCTGTGGGGCCAGACGGAAGATTATATCTGCAAACTATGCCGGTTACAGGTATTGTGAAAACACATTCTTCCAGCAGTTTGATCACCGATTCCGCTTCAGGAGCTACAGCTTACAGTTGTGGTATTAAGACCTATAACGGAGCAATTGGTGTTGATCCTGATGGCAGGACCTGCAAAACAATTCCCGAGATCCTTCAGGGCTTAGGATATAGTACAGGTCTGGTTGCGACTTCCAGCATAACTCATGCAACTCCAGCTAGTTTTGCTTCTCATGTTCCGCAACGTTCTATGGCAAACGAGATAGCAGCCCAACTTACACAATCAGGTCTGGATGTAATGCTTGGTGGCGGACTTCAGTATTTTTTACCTGCCAGCGATACACTCTCGGAAAGACAGGATGATTTGGACCTGATCTCCGATCTTAAGAATCTGAAATATGAGCTTCTGTTCAATAAAGATGAGCTGCTGAATAGCTCAGGAAATAAGTTAGTGGGTTTATTTGCACTCGATGGTTTGGAATATGATTATGATGAGCCCAGAATTGCAGATATGACCAAGAAAGCCCTGGAAGTTTTATCCAAAGATGAGGATGGTTTTTTCCTTATGGTTGAAGGTAGTCAGATCGATTGGGGGGGACATGGGAATAATGCGCGGTACGTGCTCAGGGAAGTACAGGACTTCGATCAAGCAGTCAAAGCAGCGTTAGACTTTGCTGAGGAAGACGGTGAAACGCTGGTTATACTTACTGCGGATCATGAAACAGGAGGGATGACATTGCAAAGAGACCTGAATGACAGTAGTCAAATGGAGATTTACTGGACCAGCGGATCTCATACGGGTACTCCCGTTCCTCTAATGGCTTATGGACCGGGATCACTTGAATTTATGGGCTGGAGAGACAACACCTACGTCAGCCTTAAATTAGCCGAACTATTGGGTATTACTGATTTCCCTATTATTCTGAATTCGGAAGATCAATAA